In Meiothermus ruber DSM 1279, the following proteins share a genomic window:
- a CDS encoding PLP-dependent aminotransferase family protein, which translates to MGVRVKLRHDKHMALYRHIAEEFRTRIAKGELPPGTRLPTVRALAREVGTTRLTVHNAYRELQSDGLIESVVGRGTFVSPQARPAVPLSFGERLEPDSVLSDLHRLQHARVLHNLALATADPALFPYAAFWACLDSLKPLAQEVFGYGSLMGEPELRVAISELLEQRGIGADPKEVLVTVGGLQGLALVCRALAEPGEEVLLEEPTYLGLLGILKQFRLKPLPVPLNPEGPRLEVLEALLKRHRPRFYYTIPSYHNPTGLRFQEGRLQGLLELARTYGFTLVEDDTLGLLSYEKTPPTPLLALAQRMGLEAQVVHLASLSKVLMPGLRIGYLVAAPALLERFLPLHNVSDITGPPPLLQRATARFIRQGGLKQHLKQVLPLYQKRRDTLLQSLRRYMPKGVEWSHPEGGFSCWVSLPRLFSNLELHHQALAQGVAITPGEAFLVQTDETMHFRLCFGAQSAEGLEEGVKELAKLIRARVAQEPA; encoded by the coding sequence ATGGGGGTGCGGGTCAAGCTGCGGCATGACAAACATATGGCTTTGTACCGCCATATTGCCGAGGAGTTCCGCACCCGCATCGCCAAGGGCGAGCTACCCCCCGGCACCCGGCTGCCCACGGTGCGGGCCCTGGCCCGTGAGGTAGGCACCACCCGCCTTACCGTGCACAACGCCTACCGCGAGCTACAGTCCGACGGGCTGATCGAGTCGGTGGTGGGGCGGGGCACCTTTGTGAGCCCGCAAGCCCGGCCTGCCGTCCCGCTCAGCTTCGGCGAGCGGCTGGAGCCCGACTCGGTGCTCTCCGACCTGCACCGCCTGCAACACGCCCGGGTGTTGCACAACCTGGCCTTAGCCACCGCCGACCCTGCTTTGTTCCCGTATGCGGCGTTCTGGGCCTGCCTGGATAGCCTGAAACCCCTGGCCCAGGAGGTTTTTGGCTACGGCTCCCTGATGGGCGAGCCCGAACTCCGGGTGGCTATTAGCGAGCTGCTGGAGCAGCGGGGCATCGGGGCCGACCCCAAGGAGGTGCTGGTCACAGTAGGGGGTCTGCAGGGACTGGCCCTGGTCTGCCGGGCCCTGGCCGAACCGGGCGAGGAGGTGCTGCTGGAAGAGCCCACCTACCTGGGCCTGCTGGGCATCCTCAAGCAGTTTCGCCTCAAGCCCCTGCCGGTGCCCCTGAACCCCGAAGGCCCCCGGCTCGAGGTGCTCGAGGCCCTGCTCAAGCGCCACCGCCCGCGCTTTTACTACACCATCCCCAGCTACCACAACCCCACCGGGCTGCGCTTCCAGGAGGGGCGGCTACAGGGTTTGCTCGAGCTGGCCCGCACCTACGGCTTCACCCTGGTCGAAGACGACACCCTGGGCCTCTTGTCCTACGAGAAAACCCCGCCCACCCCGCTCCTGGCCCTGGCCCAGCGGATGGGCCTGGAGGCCCAGGTGGTGCACCTGGCCAGCCTCTCCAAGGTGCTGATGCCGGGCCTGCGCATCGGTTATCTGGTCGCCGCGCCGGCTTTGCTCGAGCGCTTTCTTCCCCTGCACAACGTCTCCGACATCACCGGCCCGCCCCCCCTCCTGCAGCGGGCCACCGCCCGGTTCATCCGCCAGGGCGGCCTGAAACAGCACCTCAAGCAGGTACTGCCCCTGTATCAGAAGCGGCGGGATACCCTCTTGCAATCCCTGCGCCGCTACATGCCCAAAGGGGTGGAGTGGAGCCATCCAGAGGGGGGCTTCTCCTGCTGGGTGAGCCTGCCCCGACTTTTCTCCAATCTGGAGCTGCACCATCAGGCCCTGGCCCAGGGGGTGGCCATCACCCCCGGCGAGGCTTTTTTAGTGCAGACCGACGAGACCATGCACTTCCGGCTGTGCTTTGGGGCTCAGAGCGCCGAGGGCCTGGAGGAGGGGGTGAAAGAACTGGCCAAACTGATCCGGGCACGGGTTGCACAAGAGCCGGCTTGA
- the abc-f gene encoding ribosomal protection-like ABC-F family protein, whose protein sequence is MRIVLAENLEYTLGARDLLAGVNLELRHGDRLALVGANGSGKTTLMRLLVGALEPTAGRIHRSEGVHLELLAQDPLYDPNDTVESVLKRGFARVRAMEAELARLEAHLADLEVYQRWEALHERYQAIGGYQQRARYEAVLKGLRFAGREQEKASVLSGGEARRLALGALLLSGADALLLDEPTNHLDLEMTAWLVGFLQSYGGAILTVSHDRRFLDQVTQRVAWLRRGQIRLYEGNYSAFRRERALQEEQEAREYANWLKEKERREGILEQAQRWAHSSAKHARRLHSLEARMAQFMEEAVQAPEAGDPSLRIRFPLEKEATAERVLEGWELQKTLGGRPLFYIPHLLVRKGERIALIGPNGAGKTTLLKVLLGLLPSDHPAGRVRTGPGVRVGYYDQKLSGFDPELTLFETLYRMLGEKAHAALGAWMFPYEAQFKQVKHLSGGERARLALLSLSLQQASLLVLDEPTNHLDLETVEALEQALLDYPGTLLLVSHDLAFLDRLATRTWHVHNGQFADYPAPPGEYLERRNVRIAPEKSPDPKPQNPTARPGRVKGRWHLEREKERLEAEIAGLEAQLQAVLAQANQPGLHHLEYARIAEEQHRLQALLEQAFARWAELSERLEAL, encoded by the coding sequence GTGCGGATTGTACTGGCTGAGAACCTCGAGTACACCCTGGGGGCCCGCGACCTGCTGGCGGGGGTAAACCTGGAATTGCGCCACGGCGACCGGCTGGCCCTGGTGGGGGCCAACGGCTCGGGCAAGACCACCCTGATGCGCCTGCTGGTGGGGGCGCTGGAGCCCACCGCGGGCCGGATTCACCGAAGCGAAGGGGTGCACCTGGAGCTTCTGGCCCAAGACCCCCTGTACGACCCCAACGACACCGTGGAATCGGTGCTCAAACGGGGGTTTGCCAGGGTCAGGGCCATGGAGGCCGAGCTGGCCCGGCTCGAGGCCCACCTGGCCGACCTCGAGGTCTACCAGCGCTGGGAAGCGCTGCACGAACGTTATCAGGCCATTGGCGGCTACCAGCAGCGGGCCCGTTACGAGGCGGTGCTCAAGGGTTTGCGCTTCGCGGGGCGCGAGCAGGAGAAGGCCAGCGTGCTCTCGGGGGGTGAGGCCCGGCGCCTGGCCCTGGGGGCCCTGCTGCTCTCGGGGGCGGATGCGCTTTTGCTGGACGAGCCGACCAACCACCTCGACCTCGAGATGACGGCCTGGCTGGTGGGTTTCTTGCAATCCTACGGCGGTGCCATTCTGACCGTCTCGCACGACCGGCGCTTCCTCGACCAGGTAACCCAGCGGGTGGCCTGGCTGCGCCGGGGACAGATTCGGCTCTACGAGGGCAACTACTCGGCTTTTCGCCGTGAGCGAGCCCTCCAGGAGGAGCAGGAAGCCCGCGAATACGCCAACTGGCTCAAGGAGAAGGAGCGGCGCGAGGGCATTCTGGAGCAGGCCCAGCGCTGGGCCCACAGCAGCGCCAAGCACGCCCGGCGCCTGCACAGCCTGGAAGCCCGCATGGCCCAGTTCATGGAAGAGGCGGTACAGGCCCCCGAGGCCGGCGACCCCAGCCTGCGGATTCGCTTCCCCCTGGAGAAGGAAGCCACCGCCGAGCGGGTGCTGGAGGGCTGGGAGCTTCAGAAAACCCTGGGGGGCCGCCCGCTGTTTTACATACCCCACCTGCTGGTGCGCAAGGGCGAGCGCATCGCCCTGATCGGCCCCAACGGGGCCGGCAAGACCACCCTGCTCAAGGTGCTGCTGGGCCTGCTGCCCTCCGATCATCCGGCGGGGCGGGTCAGAACCGGGCCGGGGGTGCGGGTGGGCTACTACGACCAGAAGCTCTCCGGCTTCGACCCCGAGCTCACCCTGTTCGAGACCCTTTACCGGATGCTGGGCGAGAAGGCCCATGCCGCGCTGGGGGCCTGGATGTTTCCCTACGAGGCCCAGTTCAAGCAGGTCAAGCACCTTTCGGGTGGGGAGCGGGCCCGGCTGGCCCTGCTCTCGCTTTCGTTGCAGCAGGCCAGTCTGCTGGTTCTGGACGAGCCCACCAACCACCTCGACCTCGAGACCGTGGAGGCCCTCGAGCAGGCCCTGCTGGACTACCCCGGCACGCTGCTGCTGGTCTCGCACGACCTGGCCTTCCTCGACCGACTGGCTACCCGCACCTGGCACGTCCATAACGGGCAGTTCGCCGACTACCCGGCCCCGCCCGGCGAGTATCTGGAACGCCGGAATGTGCGCATAGCGCCCGAGAAAAGCCCCGACCCCAAGCCCCAGAACCCCACCGCCAGGCCTGGCAGGGTTAAGGGCCGCTGGCACCTCGAGCGCGAGAAAGAACGGCTGGAAGCCGAGATAGCCGGGCTCGAGGCCCAGCTTCAAGCCGTGCTGGCCCAGGCCAACCAGCCCGGCCTGCACCACCTCGAGTACGCCCGGATTGCCGAGGAACAGCACCGGCTGCAAGCCCTGCTCGAGCAGGCCTTCGCCCGCTGGGCCGAGCTCTCAGAGCGACTGGAAGCCCTGTAA
- a CDS encoding glycerol-3-phosphate acyltransferase, with protein MDLLWVALAYLLGSLSFGRIVGAIQGVNLAERDTPGASGTWRQFGPGWGVLVALADIAKGCLAAYLSGLLQTSWALPLMGVAVVSGHNWPLFFGFRGGGGIAPTLGFFVYLYPGITLTAVVIGLAVAGLYWQLYWKSHRQSWYPIPVGAVVGYTYALIAFWPTGMGFWALLLVSLTVALRGLRLATSRP; from the coding sequence ATGGATCTGCTATGGGTGGCGCTGGCCTATCTGCTGGGTTCGCTGAGCTTTGGACGCATTGTGGGGGCCATCCAGGGTGTCAACCTGGCCGAGCGCGATACCCCCGGTGCCAGCGGCACCTGGCGGCAGTTTGGGCCGGGTTGGGGGGTGCTGGTGGCCCTGGCTGATATCGCCAAAGGGTGCCTGGCCGCTTACTTGAGCGGGCTTCTCCAGACTTCCTGGGCTCTGCCCTTAATGGGGGTGGCGGTGGTCTCCGGGCATAACTGGCCGCTTTTCTTTGGCTTTCGCGGGGGGGGCGGCATCGCCCCTACCCTGGGGTTTTTCGTTTACCTGTACCCCGGCATCACCCTGACAGCGGTGGTTATTGGCCTGGCGGTGGCAGGCCTTTACTGGCAGTTGTACTGGAAAAGCCACCGGCAGAGCTGGTACCCCATTCCGGTAGGGGCTGTGGTGGGCTACACATATGCGCTTATCGCATTCTGGCCCACCGGGATGGGGTTCTGGGCTCTTTTGTTGGTTAGTCTCACGGTGGCCTTGCGGGGCCTGCGCCTGGCTACAAGCAGGCCGTGA